CTGGCCTCGCTCGGACCCGAGGCGGCGGCGCCGAGCGAGGGGCGCACGGTGTTTCAGCGCGATGCGATCGGCGTCTGGGCCGGCGACCTCAGCTATGAGCCGCCGGCGGTCGCTCCGCTGGTCGCCGACTGGCGGGTGCACGGCGAGGCCTTCGCCAGCTTCACCGCGCCCGACCAGATTCATCTTGCAGGCCTGATGCGCGCGCCGGCGCAAAGCCTTTCAATCAACTTTACCCGCGGGCCCGCGCAGGCGCCTCATGCGGAAGCCTTTGTCGGCCCTGCCGTCGCGCCGCTCAAGGTTGCAGATCTGGGGCCGCCGCTGGTCACCGCATCGCGCTGAGGCGAAAAGGCTCCAGACCGAAATCCACCTGATCCGAATCGGATTTCGGTCCTATCTTTTTGGTTGAGCATGTTCTTTTCGCAAAACCGGTCCCCACTTTTGCGGAACATGCTCTAAACCTGCGGCATCATTCCCAGGGCGTTCATATAGACGTCGAGCAGGGCTTCCTGCTCCTGGCGCTCGGCGGCGTCCTGCTTGCGCAGGCGGACGATGCGGCGCAGCGTCCTTGTGTCGAAGCCGTGCGACTTGGCCTCGGCGTAGACCTCGCGGATGTCGCCGGCGAGCGCCGCCTTTTCCTCTTCCAGCCGCTCGATGCGCTCGACGATGGCGCGCAA
This is a stretch of genomic DNA from Hyphomicrobiales bacterium. It encodes these proteins:
- a CDS encoding DUF2312 domain-containing protein; translated protein: MDQPTGFARDRLRAIVERIERLEEEKAALAGDIREVYAEAKSHGFDTRTLRRIVRLRKQDAAERQEQEALLDVYMNALGMMPQV